A single region of the Lotus japonicus ecotype B-129 chromosome 4, LjGifu_v1.2 genome encodes:
- the LOC130714104 gene encoding uncharacterized protein At4g08330, chloroplastic-like — MIPYSDMLEGSSQCQQLHLSSFIRDVNYSCGSCGYELNLNSSNRNTSLIDSGYGKSIKKGLISFFSLDESRFTQVQQLPWSWIPFFSSKRRQWGLFQRRRTKLLCRGCGNHLGYAHTLPSHSWDGISDSRIYDIKLTSLLPSFREEPSHMSLDHMVKYESASSSVVF; from the exons ATGATCCCCTATAGTGACATGCTTGAGGGATCATCCCAATGTCAACAACTTCACCTCTCTTCCTTTATCAGAGATGTAAATTACAG CTGTGGCTCGTGTGGTTATGAGCTAAACTTGAATTCCAGCAACCGCAACACCTCCCTCATTGATTCCGGATATGGAAAGTCCATAAAGAAAGGTCTCATCTCCTTCTTCTCTTTGGATGAGAGCAGGTTCACTCAGGTCCAACAACTTCCCTGGTCGTGGATACCCTTTTTCAGCTCCAAGCGCCGCCAATGGGGTCTGTTCCAGCGCAGGAGAACCAAGCTCCTCTGCCGTGGGTGCGGCAACCACCTTGGCTATGCTCACACCTTGCCCTCTCACTCTTGGGATGGCATCTCTGATTCCAGAATCTACGACATCAAACTAACCTCTCTGCTACCTTCTTTCCGCGAGGAACCAAGTCACATGTCCCTAGATCATATGGTTAAGTACGAGAGTGCTTCTTCCTCTGTGGTGTTCTAA
- the LOC130714102 gene encoding uncharacterized protein LOC130714102 isoform X1 yields the protein MNTTTCCRASSTTNLGLGPHHLVPLRLHSISKPPFLSLTLFFPFHHHKTTPLSSTQFKPRTHFGKEGNFTAPQEEEEEEGDREVHCELHVVSWRERTVKAEISINADIHSVWKALTDYEHLADFIPNLVWSGRIPCPHPGRIWLEQRGFQRAMYWHIEARVVLDLQEILNSVWDRELRFSMVDGDFKKFEGKWSVKSGTRSSSTILSYEVNVIPRFNFPAIFLERIIRSDLPVNLRALAYRVERNITGNQRLPLQENNLHKNSMANAPPVEKINGTLCESDKLLPGENKEGLASSISGSLPTSSSEVNSNWGVFGKVCRLDRPCVVDEVHLRRFDGLLENGGVHRCVVASITVKAPVRDVWNILSSYETLPEIVPNLAISKVLSRDNNKVRILQEGCKGLLYMVLHARVVLDLWEHLEQEISFEQVEGDFDSFQGKWIFEQLGNHHTLLKYSVESKMRKDTFLSEAIMEEVIYEDLPSNLCAIRDYVENRKASNFSEVCEQNTKSEQQINSSGSGDEDSCGSADNLSDCGGQSSSCQQRPRVPGLQRDIEVLKSELTKFIAEHGQEGFMPMRKQLRLHSRVDIEKAITRMGGFRKIATIMDLSLAYKHRKPKGYWDNLENMQDEISRFQRSWGMDPSFMPSRKSLERAGRFDIARALEKWGGLHEVSRLLSLKVRRKRSRQHNLVKDKKIDPIAEPDVDSEIKEPSRPCISQDTHKWHTKLKQLDINWIE from the exons ATGAACACTACCACATGCTGTAGAGCTTCTTCAACCACCAACCTTGGACTTGGACCCCACCACCTTGTTCCTCTGCGACTGCACTCCATTTCCAAACCACCATTTCTGTCTCTCACCCTCTTCTTCCCCTTCCACCATCACAAGACCACTCCTCTCTCCTCAACTCAGTTCAAACCCAGAACCCATTTTGGCAAAGAAGGGAACTTCACTGCaccacaagaagaagaagaagaagaaggtgaccGCGAAGTCCACTGTGAGCTCCACGTGGTTTCTTGGAGGGAACGGACAGTCAAAGCAGAGATTTCCATCAATGCTGACATTCATTCCGTTTGGAAAGCTCTCACTGATTACGAGCACCTCGCTGATTTTATTCCAAATCTTGTGTGGAG TGGACGAATTCCTTGCCCACATCCGGGGCGGATATGGTTAGAGCAAAGAGGGTTTCAAAGGGCTATGTATTGGCATATAGAAGCTCGTGTTGTGTTGGATCTTCAAGAGATACTCAATTCT GTGTGGGATCGGGAACTTCGCTTTTCCATGGTAGATGGAGACTTTAAGAAGTTTGAGGGCAAATGGTCTGTAAAATCAGGAACAAG GTCATCATCAACAATTTTATCTTATGAAGTTAATGTGATACCAAGATTCAATTTCCCAGCTATTTTCTTGGAAAGGATAATCAGATCTGATCTTCCTGTTAACCTCAGAGCCTTGGCATATAGAGTTGAAAGGAATATTACGGGGAATCAGAGACTTCCCCTGCAAGAAAATAACTTGCATAAAAATTCTATGGCTAATGCGCCACCTGTCGAAAAGATAAATGGTACTTTGTGTGAAAGTGATAAATTGCTACCTGGAGAGAACAAAGAAGGTTTGGCCAGCTCGATTTCTGGTTCCTTGCCCACAAGTTCCAGTGAGGTCAACAGCAATTGGGGTGTATTTGGAAAAGTTTGTAGACTTGACAGGCCTTGTGTGGTGGATGAAGTTCATCTCCGCAGATTTGATGGACTTTTG GAAAATGGAGGTGTACATCGCTGTGTTGTTGCAAGCATAACAGTTAAAGCTCCTGTTCGTGATGTTTGGAATATTCTGTCTTCCTATGAGACTCTTCCTGA GATAGTTCCAAATTTAGCTATCAGTAAGGTTTTATCAAGAGATAATAATAAAGTCCGCATTCTTCAG GAAGGGTGTAAGGGCCTGCTTTACATGGTGCTTCATGCTCGGGTTGTGTTAGACTTGTGGGAGCACCTTGAACAAGAGATCAGTTTTGAACAGGTTGAAGGGGACTTTGACTCATTCCAGGGAAAATGGATTTTTGAACAACTAGGAAATCATCATACACTGCTGAAGTATTCTGTTGAGTCAAAAATGCGCAAAGATACTTTCCTTTCTGAAGCTATCATGGAAGAG GTCATTTATGAAGATCTCCCATCAAACTTGTGTGCAATAAGAGACTATGTTGAGAACAGGAAAGCGTCAAATTTTTCGGAAGTTTGTGAGCAGAATACAAAGTCAGAGCAACAAATTAATTCATCTGGCTCTGGAGATGAAGACAGCTGTGGTTCAGCTGACAACCTTTCAGATTGCGGTGGTCAAAGCAGCTCCTGTCAACAAAGGCCAAGAGTTCCAGGCTTACAGAGGGATATTGAAGTCCTAAAATCCGAACTCACGAAATTCATTGCTGAACATGGACAGGAAGGATTTATGCCAATGAGGAAGCAACTTCGTTTGCACAGTCGAGTGGATATTGAAAAGGCTATAACCCGCATGGGTGGATTCAGGAAGATCGCAACAATAATGGACCTCTCTCTGGCTTACAAACACCGCAAACCCAAAGGTTACTGGGACAATCTTGAAAATATGCAAGATGAG ATAAGTAGATTTCAAAGAAGCTGGGGAATGGACCCTTCTTTTATGCCCAGTAGAAAGTCATTAGAGCGCGCAG GGCGCTTCGATATAGCACGGGCACTGGAAAAGTGGGGTGGACTTCATGAGGTTTCTCGCCTTCTGTCCCTCAAAGTGAGGAGGAAACGAAGCAGACAACACAACCTTGTCAAGGACAAGAAAATTGATCCTATAGCAGAACCTGATGTAGATAGTGAGATCAAGGAACCATCTAGACCTTGTATTTCTCAAGATACACACAAGTGGCATACAAAACTGAAACAGTTGGACATAAATTGGATAGAGTAA
- the LOC130714102 gene encoding uncharacterized protein LOC130714102 isoform X2, which produces MNTTTCCRASSTTNLGLGPHHLVPLRLHSISKPPFLSLTLFFPFHHHKTTPLSSTQFKPRTHFGKEGNFTAPQEEEEEEGDREVHCELHVVSWRERTVKAEISINADIHSVWKALTDYEHLADFIPNLVWSGRIPCPHPGRIWLEQRGFQRAMYWHIEARVVLDLQEILNSVWDRELRFSMVDGDFKKFEGKWSVKSGTRSSSTILSYEVNVIPRFNFPAIFLERIIRSDLPVNLRALAYRVERNITGNQRLPLQENNLHKNSMANAPPVEKINGTLCESDKLLPGENKEGLASSISGSLPTSSSEVNSNWGVFGKVCRLDRPCVVDEVHLRRFDGLLENGGVHRCVVASITVKAPVRDVWNILSSYETLPEIVPNLAISKVLSRDNNKVRILQEGCKGLLYMVLHARVVLDLWEHLEQEISFEQVEGDFDSFQGKWIFEQLGNHHTLLKYSVESKMRKDTFLSEAIMEEVIYEDLPSNLCAIRDYVENRKASNFSEVCEQNTKSEQQINSSGSGDEDSCGSADNLSDCGGQSSSCQQRPRVPGLQRDIEVLKSELTKFIAEHGQEGFMPMRKQLRLHSRVDIEKAITRMGGFRKIATIMDLSLAYKHRKPKGYWDNLENMQDEISRFQRSWGMDPSFMPSRKSLERAAQS; this is translated from the exons ATGAACACTACCACATGCTGTAGAGCTTCTTCAACCACCAACCTTGGACTTGGACCCCACCACCTTGTTCCTCTGCGACTGCACTCCATTTCCAAACCACCATTTCTGTCTCTCACCCTCTTCTTCCCCTTCCACCATCACAAGACCACTCCTCTCTCCTCAACTCAGTTCAAACCCAGAACCCATTTTGGCAAAGAAGGGAACTTCACTGCaccacaagaagaagaagaagaagaaggtgaccGCGAAGTCCACTGTGAGCTCCACGTGGTTTCTTGGAGGGAACGGACAGTCAAAGCAGAGATTTCCATCAATGCTGACATTCATTCCGTTTGGAAAGCTCTCACTGATTACGAGCACCTCGCTGATTTTATTCCAAATCTTGTGTGGAG TGGACGAATTCCTTGCCCACATCCGGGGCGGATATGGTTAGAGCAAAGAGGGTTTCAAAGGGCTATGTATTGGCATATAGAAGCTCGTGTTGTGTTGGATCTTCAAGAGATACTCAATTCT GTGTGGGATCGGGAACTTCGCTTTTCCATGGTAGATGGAGACTTTAAGAAGTTTGAGGGCAAATGGTCTGTAAAATCAGGAACAAG GTCATCATCAACAATTTTATCTTATGAAGTTAATGTGATACCAAGATTCAATTTCCCAGCTATTTTCTTGGAAAGGATAATCAGATCTGATCTTCCTGTTAACCTCAGAGCCTTGGCATATAGAGTTGAAAGGAATATTACGGGGAATCAGAGACTTCCCCTGCAAGAAAATAACTTGCATAAAAATTCTATGGCTAATGCGCCACCTGTCGAAAAGATAAATGGTACTTTGTGTGAAAGTGATAAATTGCTACCTGGAGAGAACAAAGAAGGTTTGGCCAGCTCGATTTCTGGTTCCTTGCCCACAAGTTCCAGTGAGGTCAACAGCAATTGGGGTGTATTTGGAAAAGTTTGTAGACTTGACAGGCCTTGTGTGGTGGATGAAGTTCATCTCCGCAGATTTGATGGACTTTTG GAAAATGGAGGTGTACATCGCTGTGTTGTTGCAAGCATAACAGTTAAAGCTCCTGTTCGTGATGTTTGGAATATTCTGTCTTCCTATGAGACTCTTCCTGA GATAGTTCCAAATTTAGCTATCAGTAAGGTTTTATCAAGAGATAATAATAAAGTCCGCATTCTTCAG GAAGGGTGTAAGGGCCTGCTTTACATGGTGCTTCATGCTCGGGTTGTGTTAGACTTGTGGGAGCACCTTGAACAAGAGATCAGTTTTGAACAGGTTGAAGGGGACTTTGACTCATTCCAGGGAAAATGGATTTTTGAACAACTAGGAAATCATCATACACTGCTGAAGTATTCTGTTGAGTCAAAAATGCGCAAAGATACTTTCCTTTCTGAAGCTATCATGGAAGAG GTCATTTATGAAGATCTCCCATCAAACTTGTGTGCAATAAGAGACTATGTTGAGAACAGGAAAGCGTCAAATTTTTCGGAAGTTTGTGAGCAGAATACAAAGTCAGAGCAACAAATTAATTCATCTGGCTCTGGAGATGAAGACAGCTGTGGTTCAGCTGACAACCTTTCAGATTGCGGTGGTCAAAGCAGCTCCTGTCAACAAAGGCCAAGAGTTCCAGGCTTACAGAGGGATATTGAAGTCCTAAAATCCGAACTCACGAAATTCATTGCTGAACATGGACAGGAAGGATTTATGCCAATGAGGAAGCAACTTCGTTTGCACAGTCGAGTGGATATTGAAAAGGCTATAACCCGCATGGGTGGATTCAGGAAGATCGCAACAATAATGGACCTCTCTCTGGCTTACAAACACCGCAAACCCAAAGGTTACTGGGACAATCTTGAAAATATGCAAGATGAG ATAAGTAGATTTCAAAGAAGCTGGGGAATGGACCCTTCTTTTATGCCCAGTAGAAAGTCATTAGAGCGCGCAG CTCAATCATAA